In a genomic window of Mycolicibacterium neoaurum VKM Ac-1815D:
- the hsaB gene encoding 3-hydroxy-9,10-secoandrosta-1,3,5(10)-triene-9,17-dione monooxygenase reductase subunit has product MTAEAIDPRAFRNVLGQFCTGVTVITTTADDVPIGFACQSFAALSLDPPLVLFCPTKQSRAWQAIEASGRFCVNMLHENQQHVSAQFGSKAPDKFAGIDWTASPLGSPIIDGSLAHIDCTVASVHDGGDHFVVFGAVHSLSEPPSLKPRPLLFYRGQYTGIEPDKNTPAQWRDDLEAFLTTTTSDTWL; this is encoded by the coding sequence ATGACCGCCGAAGCCATCGATCCACGTGCCTTCCGGAATGTGCTCGGGCAGTTCTGCACCGGTGTCACCGTCATCACCACCACGGCCGATGACGTGCCCATCGGCTTCGCCTGCCAGTCGTTCGCGGCGTTGTCCCTGGACCCACCGTTGGTGTTGTTCTGTCCGACCAAACAGTCCAGGGCCTGGCAGGCCATCGAGGCCAGCGGCAGGTTCTGCGTGAACATGCTGCACGAGAATCAGCAACACGTCTCCGCGCAGTTCGGATCCAAGGCTCCGGACAAGTTTGCCGGGATCGACTGGACCGCATCGCCGTTGGGCTCACCGATCATCGACGGCAGCTTGGCTCATATCGACTGCACCGTCGCCTCTGTGCATGACGGCGGCGACCACTTCGTGGTGTTCGGCGCGGTGCACTCGTTGTCGGAGCCACCGTCGCTCAAACCGCGGCCGCTGCTGTTCTACCGCGGCCAGTACACCGGGATCGAGCCGGACAAGAACACCCCGGCCCAGTGGCGTGACGACCTGGAGGCCTTCCTGACCACCACGACCTCGGATACCTGGTTATAA
- the hsaC gene encoding iron-dependent extradiol dioxygenase HsaC, with protein sequence MSIKSLGYMRIEATDVAAWREFALKVLGMVEGQGSTPGALYLRMDEVAARLVIVPGEHDRLLISGWEVADAPALQALRETLSKAGVEYAEGTRDERAERRVEGLIRFNDPAGNVLEAFHGAQYLGRRFVSPYGHKFVTGEQGLGHVVLTCDDDAAAQAFYQDVLGFRLRDSMSLPPQLAGRPADGDPVWLRFYGCNPRHHALAFMPMPNPTGIVHLMVEVEESDDVGLCLDRALRRNVKMSATLGRHINDKMLSFYIKTPGGFDIEFGCEGLEVEDQNWVARESTAVSLWGHDFSVGFK encoded by the coding sequence ATGAGCATCAAGTCGCTGGGGTACATGCGCATCGAGGCAACCGATGTGGCTGCGTGGCGCGAGTTCGCCCTGAAGGTGCTCGGCATGGTCGAGGGTCAGGGGTCCACCCCCGGTGCCCTCTATCTGCGGATGGACGAGGTTGCCGCGCGCCTGGTCATCGTGCCCGGTGAGCACGACCGGCTGCTGATCTCCGGATGGGAGGTTGCCGACGCCCCTGCGCTGCAGGCGCTGCGCGAGACACTGTCCAAGGCCGGCGTCGAGTACGCCGAGGGCACCCGCGACGAGCGTGCCGAGCGCCGCGTCGAGGGATTGATCCGGTTCAACGATCCGGCAGGCAACGTCCTGGAGGCCTTCCACGGGGCCCAGTACCTGGGCCGTCGGTTCGTCAGCCCGTATGGCCACAAGTTCGTCACCGGTGAACAGGGGCTCGGGCATGTGGTACTCACGTGTGACGACGATGCCGCGGCGCAGGCGTTCTATCAGGACGTGCTGGGCTTCCGGTTGCGCGACTCGATGAGCCTGCCGCCCCAGCTCGCCGGCCGGCCCGCCGACGGCGACCCGGTATGGCTGCGCTTCTACGGTTGCAACCCGCGCCACCACGCGCTGGCATTCATGCCGATGCCCAACCCCACCGGCATCGTGCACCTGATGGTCGAGGTCGAGGAGTCCGATGATGTCGGACTGTGCCTGGACCGGGCGTTGCGCCGCAATGTGAAGATGTCGGCGACCCTCGGCAGGCACATCAACGACAAGATGCTGTCCTTCTACATCAAGACTCCTGGCGGGTTCGATATCGAATTCGGCTGCGAGGGATTGGAAGTCGAGGACCAGAACTGGGTTGCGCGGGAGAGCACCGCGGTCAGCCTGTGGGGGCACGACTTCAGCGTCGGCTTCAAGTAG
- the hsaD gene encoding 4,5:9,10-diseco-3-hydroxy-5,9,17-trioxoandrosta-1(10),2-diene-4-oate hydrolase yields MTAVSEITFESTSRYADVQAGDLAMRLHYHEAGDPTSQTIVLLHGGGPGASSWSNFGRNIAVLAEHYHVLAIDQPGYGLSDKHTEHEQYNRYSAKAVRGLLDTLEITGRVPLLGNSLGGGTAVRFALDYPDRAGKLILMGPGGLSVNLFAPDPTEGVKALAKFNFEPTRENLEAFIRIMVFDQKLVTPELVEERFKIASTPESLAATRAMGKSFAGPDFELGMMWREVYKLRQPVLLIWGREDRVNPLDGALVAVKQIPRVQLHVFGQCGHWAQVEKFDEFNKLTIDFLG; encoded by the coding sequence ATGACTGCGGTTTCCGAGATCACTTTCGAGTCCACTTCCCGGTACGCCGATGTGCAGGCCGGTGACCTGGCCATGCGGTTGCATTACCACGAGGCGGGCGACCCGACGTCGCAGACCATCGTGCTGCTGCACGGCGGCGGCCCGGGTGCGTCGAGTTGGTCGAACTTCGGCCGCAACATCGCCGTACTCGCCGAGCACTACCACGTGTTGGCCATCGACCAGCCCGGCTACGGGCTGTCGGACAAGCACACCGAGCATGAGCAGTACAACCGCTACAGCGCCAAGGCGGTGCGCGGCCTGCTCGACACGCTGGAGATCACGGGACGTGTTCCGCTGCTGGGCAATTCGCTCGGCGGCGGCACCGCGGTGCGCTTCGCGCTGGATTACCCGGACCGCGCGGGCAAGCTCATCCTGATGGGCCCCGGCGGATTGTCGGTGAACCTGTTCGCCCCCGATCCCACCGAGGGCGTCAAGGCGCTGGCGAAGTTCAACTTCGAGCCGACCCGCGAGAACCTCGAGGCCTTCATCAGGATCATGGTCTTCGACCAGAAGCTGGTGACCCCGGAACTGGTCGAGGAACGCTTCAAGATCGCCAGCACCCCGGAGTCACTGGCGGCCACCCGAGCGATGGGAAAGTCGTTCGCGGGTCCCGATTTCGAGCTCGGCATGATGTGGCGCGAGGTGTACAAGCTGCGCCAACCGGTGCTGCTGATCTGGGGCCGCGAGGACCGGGTGAACCCGCTCGACGGCGCGCTGGTCGCGGTCAAGCAGATCCCGCGCGTGCAGCTGCATGTCTTCGGGCAGTGCGGGCACTGGGCGCAGGTCGAGAAGTTCGACGAATTCAACAAGCTCACCATTGATTTCCTGGGCTAG
- the hsaA gene encoding 3-hydroxy-9,10-secoandrosta-1,3,5(10)-triene-9,17-dione monooxygenase oxygenase subunit: MTSIEQRDVQAVLSGIDDLLPNLRERAQIAEDQRQVPYETINELDEVGFFKLLQPEQWGGLQADPTVFYEAVRRLASACGSTGWISSIIGVHNWHLALFDQRAQDEVWGDDPTVRVSSSYAPMGAGTVVDGGYLVSGAWQWSSGSEHATWAFLGGPVIKDGRPVDFGSFLIPRTEYTIDDVWHVVGLKGTGSNTVVVKDVFVPSHRFLSYKAMNDGTAGGYQNNTAPVYKMPWGTMHPTTISAPIVGMAYGAYAAHVEHQGKRVRAAFAGEKSKDDPFAKVRIAEAASDIDAAWRQLIGNVGDEYALLQAGQEIPYELRARARRDQVRATARAIASIDLLFESAGATALVTGAPLQRFWRDAHAGRVHAANEPERAYLIFGNNEFGLPPADTMV; the protein is encoded by the coding sequence GTGACGTCCATTGAACAGCGTGACGTGCAGGCAGTTCTGAGCGGTATCGACGATCTGTTGCCGAACCTGCGGGAACGCGCCCAGATCGCCGAAGATCAGCGCCAGGTTCCCTACGAGACCATCAACGAACTCGACGAGGTCGGCTTCTTCAAACTGCTGCAGCCCGAGCAATGGGGCGGGCTGCAAGCCGATCCGACGGTCTTCTACGAGGCGGTCCGGCGGCTGGCCAGCGCATGCGGGTCGACCGGCTGGATCAGCTCGATCATCGGCGTGCACAACTGGCATCTGGCGCTGTTCGACCAGCGTGCCCAGGACGAGGTGTGGGGTGACGACCCGACCGTGCGCGTCTCGTCCTCCTATGCCCCGATGGGCGCAGGTACCGTGGTCGACGGTGGTTACCTGGTCAGCGGAGCATGGCAGTGGTCCTCCGGTAGCGAACATGCCACCTGGGCCTTCCTCGGCGGTCCGGTCATCAAGGACGGCCGGCCGGTCGATTTCGGCAGCTTCCTCATTCCGCGCACCGAGTACACGATCGACGATGTCTGGCATGTCGTCGGGCTCAAGGGCACCGGCAGCAACACCGTCGTCGTCAAGGACGTGTTCGTGCCCTCGCACCGTTTCCTGTCCTACAAGGCCATGAACGACGGCACTGCGGGCGGCTACCAGAACAACACCGCACCGGTTTACAAGATGCCGTGGGGCACCATGCATCCCACCACCATCTCGGCACCTATCGTCGGGATGGCCTACGGCGCATATGCCGCGCATGTCGAGCATCAGGGAAAGCGTGTCCGGGCCGCCTTCGCCGGTGAGAAGTCCAAGGACGATCCGTTCGCCAAGGTGCGGATCGCCGAGGCCGCCAGCGATATCGACGCGGCCTGGCGTCAGCTGATCGGCAACGTCGGCGACGAGTACGCCCTGTTGCAGGCCGGCCAGGAGATTCCCTACGAGTTGCGCGCCCGTGCGCGTCGTGACCAGGTGCGGGCGACCGCGCGCGCCATCGCCTCGATCGACCTGCTGTTCGAGTCGGCCGGTGCCACCGCGCTGGTCACCGGCGCTCCGCTGCAGCGGTTCTGGCGAGACGCCCATGCCGGCCGGGTGCATGCCGCCAACGAGCCCGAGCGTGCCTACCTGATCTTCGGTAACAACGAGTTCGGTCTGCCGCCCGCGGACACGATGGTCTGA
- a CDS encoding ferredoxin--NADP reductase has product MTEEPLGSHVLELEIAAVVEETADARSLVFDIPAGSDMPAERLRYSPGQFLTLRVPSERTGSVARCYSLSSSPAHGEKLTVTVKRTADGYASNWLCDNAHRGMRMHVLAPSGTFVPTTLDTDFLLLAAGSGITPMMAICKSALAEGSGKVVLVYANRDENSVIFADALRELAAAHPDRLTVIHWLETVQGLPNTDALATLVRPFAAYEAFICGPGPFMSAAEAACKTVDARHIHIEVFKSLDSDPFAQVVIDVDEDDDRGPAQAIVELDGTTHEIEWPRKAKLLDVLLNKGLDAPFSCREGHCGACAVLMRKGDVEMEINDVLEPSDLDEGLILACQALPTSDSVEVTYDE; this is encoded by the coding sequence GTGACGGAGGAACCGCTCGGCAGCCATGTGCTGGAACTGGAGATCGCCGCCGTCGTCGAGGAGACCGCCGATGCCCGGTCGCTCGTGTTCGACATCCCGGCCGGCAGCGATATGCCCGCCGAGAGGTTGCGGTACTCGCCCGGCCAGTTCCTGACGCTGCGCGTGCCCAGCGAGCGGACCGGATCGGTGGCCCGCTGCTACTCCCTGTCGAGCTCGCCCGCACACGGCGAGAAGCTGACCGTGACCGTCAAGCGGACCGCCGACGGGTACGCGTCGAATTGGCTGTGCGACAACGCCCATCGCGGTATGCGCATGCATGTGCTGGCACCATCGGGCACCTTCGTCCCCACGACGCTGGACACCGACTTCCTGCTGTTGGCCGCGGGCAGCGGGATCACCCCGATGATGGCGATCTGTAAGTCCGCCCTCGCCGAGGGCTCCGGAAAGGTCGTCCTGGTCTACGCCAACCGTGACGAGAACTCGGTCATCTTCGCCGATGCGCTGCGTGAGTTGGCCGCCGCGCACCCGGACCGGCTGACGGTGATCCACTGGCTGGAGACCGTACAGGGGTTGCCCAACACCGATGCGCTGGCGACGCTGGTGCGACCGTTCGCCGCATATGAGGCATTCATCTGCGGGCCCGGCCCGTTCATGTCCGCCGCCGAAGCGGCGTGCAAGACCGTCGATGCCAGGCATATCCACATCGAGGTGTTCAAGTCGCTGGATTCCGACCCGTTCGCTCAGGTCGTCATAGACGTGGACGAAGACGACGACCGCGGCCCCGCGCAGGCGATCGTCGAACTCGACGGCACCACCCACGAGATCGAATGGCCGCGTAAGGCCAAGTTGCTCGATGTGCTGCTGAACAAGGGTCTGGACGCACCGTTCTCCTGCCGGGAGGGCCACTGCGGGGCGTGCGCGGTGCTGATGCGCAAGGGCGATGTCGAGATGGAGATCAACGATGTCCTGGAGCCGTCCGATCTCGACGAGGGCCTCATCCTGGCCTGCCAGGCTTTGCCGACATCGGATTCGGTGGAAGTCACCTACGACGAATAG
- a CDS encoding acyl-CoA dehydrogenase, with protein sequence MSVLSVPTDTSDEAAARELVRDWVPSSGSITAIRNVELGDPQAWRTPFAGFAELGVFGVAVPEEYGGAGSTVADLLAMIDEAAAGLIPGPVAGTALATLVADDPAVLEALATGERSAGIAMTSDITVDSGTATGTAPHVLGADPGGVLILPAGQHWILVDASSDGVTIDPLEATDFSRPLARVTLTSAPAQQLNASAQRVTDLMATVLAAELAGLSRWLLNTANEYAKVREQFGKPIGSFQAVKHMCAEMLLRSQQVTVAAADAIAAAAGDDADQLSVAAAVAAAIGIDAAKLNARDCIQVLGGIGITWEHDAHLYLRRAYANAQFLGGRSRWLRRVVELTRAGVRRELHVDTADADAIRPEIAAAAARIAALPEDQRGRALAESGLLAPHWPTPYGRDATPAEQLVIDEELAAAEVARPDISIGWWAAPTILAAGTPEQIDRFIPGTLNGDIFWCQLFSEPGAGSDLAALRTKAVRVEKDGRTGWSLTGQKVWTSNAHRANWGICLARTNPDAPKHKGISYFLVDMSSPGIDIRPLREITGEALFNEVFFDDLFVPDDCVVGEVDGGWPLARTTLANERVAIATGGALDKGMEHLLAVIGDRELDGAEADRLGALITLAQVGSLLDQLIARMALGGNDPGAPSSVRKLIGVRYRQGLAEAAMEFQDGGGIVDSPDVRYFLNTRCLSIAGGTEQILLTLAGERLLGLPR encoded by the coding sequence GTGTCTGTGCTGTCCGTCCCGACCGATACATCGGATGAGGCCGCGGCCCGTGAACTGGTCAGAGACTGGGTTCCGAGCTCTGGGTCGATCACCGCGATCCGCAACGTCGAACTCGGCGATCCGCAGGCCTGGCGCACGCCGTTTGCCGGCTTCGCCGAACTAGGGGTATTCGGCGTCGCGGTGCCCGAGGAGTACGGCGGGGCCGGCAGCACGGTGGCGGATCTGCTCGCGATGATCGACGAGGCGGCCGCCGGCCTGATCCCGGGACCCGTCGCGGGGACCGCACTTGCCACCCTCGTCGCCGATGATCCGGCCGTCCTGGAGGCGTTGGCCACCGGGGAGCGCAGCGCCGGGATCGCCATGACGTCCGACATCACGGTCGATTCCGGTACCGCCACCGGCACCGCGCCCCACGTGCTGGGTGCCGATCCCGGCGGGGTCCTCATCCTGCCTGCCGGGCAGCATTGGATCCTGGTGGACGCGAGTTCCGACGGGGTGACCATCGACCCGCTGGAGGCCACCGACTTCTCCCGACCGCTGGCCCGGGTGACGCTGACATCGGCACCGGCGCAGCAGCTGAATGCCTCGGCGCAGCGGGTCACCGACCTGATGGCGACTGTGCTGGCGGCCGAGCTGGCCGGGTTGTCGCGCTGGCTGCTCAACACCGCCAACGAGTACGCCAAGGTGCGCGAACAGTTCGGCAAGCCGATCGGCAGCTTCCAGGCCGTCAAACACATGTGCGCGGAGATGCTGCTGCGTAGCCAGCAGGTCACCGTCGCCGCCGCCGACGCGATCGCGGCCGCTGCCGGTGACGACGCCGACCAGCTGTCCGTCGCCGCGGCGGTGGCGGCGGCCATCGGTATCGACGCCGCGAAGCTGAACGCGCGCGACTGCATCCAGGTGCTCGGCGGGATCGGCATCACCTGGGAGCACGATGCGCACCTGTACCTGCGTCGGGCATATGCGAACGCGCAGTTCCTCGGTGGCCGGTCGCGTTGGTTGCGTCGCGTCGTCGAACTGACCCGTGCCGGCGTGCGCCGCGAACTGCACGTCGACACCGCTGATGCCGATGCCATCCGTCCCGAGATCGCCGCGGCCGCCGCCCGCATCGCCGCGCTGCCCGAGGACCAACGAGGGCGGGCACTCGCCGAATCCGGGCTGCTGGCCCCGCATTGGCCGACGCCGTACGGGCGGGACGCGACCCCGGCCGAACAGTTGGTGATCGACGAGGAACTGGCGGCTGCCGAGGTGGCGCGCCCCGATATCTCGATCGGCTGGTGGGCCGCTCCGACGATCCTTGCCGCCGGTACGCCCGAACAGATCGATCGGTTCATCCCCGGCACCCTCAACGGCGACATCTTCTGGTGCCAGCTGTTCTCCGAGCCCGGCGCGGGGTCGGATCTGGCGGCGTTGCGCACCAAGGCCGTTCGTGTGGAGAAGGATGGCCGCACTGGCTGGTCTCTGACCGGACAGAAGGTGTGGACCTCCAACGCGCACCGCGCCAACTGGGGCATCTGCCTGGCCCGGACCAACCCGGACGCTCCGAAACACAAGGGCATCTCCTATTTCCTGGTCGATATGAGCTCACCGGGTATCGATATCCGGCCGCTGCGCGAGATCACCGGTGAGGCCCTGTTCAACGAGGTCTTCTTCGATGACCTGTTCGTTCCCGACGACTGCGTGGTCGGTGAGGTGGACGGTGGCTGGCCGCTGGCCCGTACCACGCTGGCCAACGAGCGCGTCGCCATCGCCACCGGCGGGGCACTGGACAAGGGCATGGAGCATCTGCTTGCCGTGATCGGTGACCGGGAGCTCGACGGCGCCGAGGCCGATCGGCTCGGTGCCCTGATCACCCTGGCCCAGGTCGGTTCGCTGCTGGATCAGCTCATCGCGCGGATGGCGTTGGGCGGCAATGATCCTGGTGCTCCGTCGAGCGTGCGCAAGCTGATCGGCGTGCGTTATCGACAGGGGTTGGCCGAGGCGGCGATGGAGTTCCAGGACGGTGGCGGCATCGTCGACTCGCCCGATGTCCGGTACTTCCTCAACACCCGCTGCTTGAGCATCGCCGGGGGCACCGAGCAGATCCTGCTCACCCTCGCCGGTGAGCGGCTGCTGGGGTTGCCGCGCTAG
- the kstR gene encoding cholesterol catabolism transcriptional regulator KstR, translated as MSSPAQPGSGSDSPRQVMAVAVLSESELGSEAQRERRKRILDATLAIASKGGYEAVQMRAVAERADVAVGTLYRYFPSKVHLLVSALGREFERIDAKSDRATLTGGTPYERLNVMVGRLNRSMQRNPLLTEAMTRAFVFADASAAGEVDHVGKLMDSMFARAMSEGEPTEDQYHIARVISDVWLSNLLAWLTRRASATDVAKRLDLAVRLLIGDGEQPKV; from the coding sequence ATGTCATCGCCAGCACAACCCGGATCGGGTTCTGATTCACCTCGACAGGTGATGGCCGTGGCCGTGCTGTCCGAATCCGAACTCGGGTCCGAGGCCCAGCGGGAACGACGTAAGCGCATCCTGGATGCCACCCTGGCCATCGCCTCCAAGGGCGGCTACGAGGCGGTCCAGATGCGTGCGGTGGCCGAACGCGCCGATGTCGCGGTGGGCACCCTGTACCGCTACTTCCCGTCGAAGGTGCACCTGTTGGTGTCGGCCCTGGGCCGGGAGTTCGAGCGCATCGATGCCAAATCCGACCGTGCCACGCTCACCGGCGGAACACCCTACGAGCGCCTCAACGTGATGGTGGGCAGGCTGAACCGCTCCATGCAGCGCAATCCGCTGCTCACCGAGGCCATGACCCGCGCCTTCGTCTTCGCCGATGCCTCGGCGGCCGGTGAGGTCGACCATGTCGGGAAACTCATGGACTCGATGTTCGCCCGCGCGATGAGCGAAGGCGAGCCCACCGAGGACCAGTACCACATCGCCAGGGTGATCTCCGATGTCTGGCTGTCCAATCTGCTGGCCTGGCTGACCCGCCGCGCCTCGGCCACCGATGTCGCCAAGCGCCTGGATCTCGCGGTCCGGCTCCTGATCGGGGACGGCGAACAACCTAAGGTGTGA
- the otsB gene encoding trehalose-phosphatase produces MFDTGLQRALIETAGTARLLVTSDFDGTLAPIVADPADARPLPEAAAALETLAALPDTDAALISGRELAVLRELSSASPAVHAVGSHGAEFDTGFVHDIDTVLLAEIIATLRSIAENRPGIAVETKPASVALHVRNASASDGEAALAAAHEAAAAWDAHLTEGKAVLEFAVIVTDKGEALDVLRDRCAATAVVFLGDDVTDEKAFRRMRKGDIGVKVGPGESLAEFRVESPTDVAAVLGALAAERTRRLA; encoded by the coding sequence GTGTTCGACACCGGTCTGCAGCGCGCCCTCATCGAGACCGCCGGCACCGCCCGCCTGCTGGTCACCTCCGACTTCGACGGCACACTCGCGCCGATAGTCGCCGATCCCGCCGATGCCCGACCTCTCCCGGAGGCGGCCGCCGCGCTCGAGACACTGGCGGCACTTCCCGATACCGACGCGGCCCTGATCTCCGGACGCGAACTCGCGGTGTTGCGCGAGCTGTCCTCCGCGTCACCCGCCGTGCACGCGGTCGGTAGCCACGGTGCCGAGTTCGACACCGGATTCGTCCACGATATCGACACCGTGCTGCTGGCCGAGATCATCGCAACACTGCGTTCCATCGCCGAGAACCGGCCGGGGATAGCGGTGGAGACCAAACCGGCCAGCGTCGCGCTGCACGTCCGCAACGCATCCGCCTCCGACGGCGAGGCGGCACTCGCCGCGGCCCACGAAGCGGCCGCGGCGTGGGATGCGCATCTGACCGAAGGTAAGGCCGTCCTCGAGTTCGCGGTGATCGTCACCGACAAGGGCGAGGCGCTCGACGTGCTGCGCGACCGTTGTGCCGCAACGGCTGTGGTGTTCCTCGGCGATGACGTCACCGACGAGAAGGCGTTCCGGCGGATGCGCAAAGGCGATATCGGGGTCAAGGTCGGCCCCGGCGAAAGCCTGGCCGAATTCCGGGTCGAGTCCCCCACCGACGTCGCCGCGGTACTGGGCGCGCTCGCCGCGGAACGCACTCGTCGACTTGCCTGA
- a CDS encoding class I SAM-dependent methyltransferase, whose translation MTETPHSAQVFDEWDERYTAFLDRLPAHRPNPVVVAEAAGLPAGSALDIGCGLGADAVWLAGQGWQVTALDVSQVALEQAAAAAATAGVHVRWLRNRLEDMQIPAGGFDLVSAHYPALLHTPDGAAGRALLSAVAPGGTLLVVHHADIDVELAKSHGFDPAMYLLHDDVRALFDDRWEVRVERGRRREIPAGADGQHTHDDIIVARLVSPADPTSGRG comes from the coding sequence ATGACCGAAACACCACATTCTGCACAGGTTTTCGACGAATGGGACGAGCGCTACACCGCCTTCCTGGACAGACTGCCGGCGCATCGCCCCAATCCCGTCGTCGTCGCCGAGGCTGCCGGGCTCCCGGCCGGCTCGGCCTTGGACATCGGCTGCGGACTCGGCGCCGATGCGGTGTGGCTAGCCGGCCAGGGCTGGCAAGTGACCGCACTGGACGTCTCCCAGGTGGCGCTCGAGCAGGCGGCCGCGGCGGCCGCGACCGCCGGCGTGCACGTTCGGTGGTTACGAAACCGGCTGGAGGACATGCAGATCCCAGCCGGAGGTTTCGACCTGGTGAGTGCGCATTATCCGGCGCTGCTGCACACACCGGACGGCGCGGCGGGAAGGGCGCTGCTCTCGGCAGTGGCCCCAGGAGGGACGCTGCTGGTGGTCCATCACGCCGATATCGACGTCGAGTTGGCCAAATCGCACGGTTTCGATCCGGCGATGTATCTGCTCCACGACGATGTCCGCGCACTGTTCGACGACCGTTGGGAGGTGCGCGTCGAGCGTGGCCGACGTCGCGAGATTCCGGCGGGTGCGGACGGCCAGCACACCCATGACGACATCATCGTGGCGCGACTGGTCAGCCCGGCGGACCCGACGTCCGGCCGCGGATGA
- a CDS encoding LacI family DNA-binding transcriptional regulator — protein sequence MSRSPGPRRRATLASLAAELNVSRTTVSNAYNRPDQLSADLRERVLAAAKELGYPGPDPVARSLRTRRAGAVGLMITEPLNYSFSDPAALDFVAGLAESCEVAGQGLLLIAVGPNRSVEDGTAAVLSAGVDGFVVYSASDDDPYLPVLLQRQLPIVIVDQPVDVPGASRVGIDDRAAMRQLAEYVIGLGHREIGLLTMRLGREWPLETTAPMVADPERLNSPHFHVQCERVHGVYDAMAAAGLDPASLTVVESYEHLPGSGGAAAEVALAANPRITALMCTADVLALSAMDHLRARGIFVPGQLTVTGFDGVPEALARGLTTVSQPGIEKGRRAGELLHHPPRSGLPVVEMLETEVIRGRTSGPPG from the coding sequence ATGTCCCGAAGTCCGGGTCCGCGGAGGCGGGCGACGCTGGCTTCGTTGGCCGCCGAACTCAACGTCTCGCGCACCACCGTCTCCAACGCCTACAACCGGCCCGACCAACTGTCGGCCGATCTGCGTGAGCGGGTCCTGGCCGCGGCCAAGGAACTCGGCTACCCGGGCCCCGACCCGGTGGCGCGCTCGTTGCGGACCCGGCGTGCCGGCGCGGTCGGCCTGATGATCACCGAGCCGTTGAACTACTCGTTCAGCGATCCGGCAGCGCTGGATTTCGTTGCCGGTCTTGCCGAATCGTGTGAGGTCGCCGGCCAGGGCCTGCTGCTCATCGCGGTCGGCCCCAACCGCAGCGTCGAAGACGGGACCGCGGCGGTGTTGTCGGCCGGAGTCGACGGATTCGTGGTGTACTCGGCCTCCGATGACGATCCCTATCTTCCGGTACTGCTGCAGCGTCAGCTGCCCATCGTCATCGTCGACCAGCCGGTCGACGTACCGGGTGCTTCGCGGGTCGGCATCGACGACCGCGCCGCGATGCGGCAACTTGCCGAGTATGTGATCGGGCTGGGGCATCGGGAGATCGGCCTGCTGACAATGCGACTCGGTCGGGAGTGGCCGCTGGAAACCACCGCGCCGATGGTCGCCGACCCGGAACGGCTGAACTCACCGCACTTTCACGTGCAGTGTGAGCGCGTGCACGGGGTGTACGACGCGATGGCGGCCGCCGGTCTGGATCCGGCTTCCCTCACCGTCGTCGAGAGCTATGAGCACCTTCCCGGCTCCGGTGGGGCCGCCGCCGAGGTGGCGCTGGCCGCGAATCCGCGCATCACCGCGCTGATGTGCACCGCGGACGTGCTGGCCCTCTCGGCGATGGATCACCTCCGTGCGCGGGGGATCTTCGTGCCCGGACAGCTGACCGTGACCGGTTTCGACGGAGTCCCCGAGGCGCTGGCCCGGGGGCTGACAACGGTCTCGCAGCCGGGTATCGAGAAGGGCCGCCGCGCCGGCGAACTGCTGCATCACCCGCCGCGTTCTGGCCTACCGGTGGTCGAGATGCTCGAGACCGAGGTCATCCGCGGCCGGACGTCGGGTCCGCCGGGCTGA